From the Gemmatimonadales bacterium genome, the window TCCGGAGAGCAAGACCATCCAGGCGGTGGTGGACGAAGATCAGCTCTCGCTCGCCATCGGCCGCAACGGGCAGAACGTGCGGCTCGCCTCCGAGCTCACCGGCTGGAAAATCGATCTCTACTCCAGCCGCGAGTGGCTCGAGCGCGGCGGCGAGGGGCCGCTATTCGCCCCGCTCCCGCCGGAAGATGAGATGGTCTCGCAGGTGCCGCTCACCGAGCTCAAGGGGCTTTCGCCGGAGCTCATCGCGATCCTGAACGGCGCGGGGTACCGCACGCTCAACGACGTGCTCGACCTCGATCGCGACGACGTGACCAAGATTCCCGGCATGACGCCCGAGGCGGCCGAGCAGCTCATGACCTTCCTCGCCGAGCTGACGGACGAGGACGGCGCCGAGGAGGCCCGGCCCCGGGCGTGAGCGATCTACTGGGCCTCATCGGCCTCGGCGCTCGAGGACGGCTGGTGGTGATCGGGGTGGACGCGGTGCGGCGGGAGTTGCAGGCCGACGAGTTGAGCTGCGTGGTCGTGGCGTCCGACGCGAGCGAGCGCGCGGTGGACAAGGTCGTCCGTCTCGCGGCGGCGAGAAGAGTGCCGCTCGTGGCGGGCCCCGACGCGGCGGCGATCGGCGCGCGGCTCGGGCGGCCGCCGGTGATGGTGGTCGGGGTGCGCGATCGCGGGTTGGCCGGCGGCATCGTGCGATCGGCGCCGCCGGGCAAGGGGCCGGGGCGGCCGGGGGCGCGCGGCCCGAGGGCGGTGGTACGGGAACCGGCGCGTGAGCGGCCGGAGCGACAGTGACGGAGGATTGAGTGGTCAAGACGAGAGTACATGATCTGGCGACGGAGTTCGGTGTCCCACCCGAGCAATTGCTCGGGCTGCTGAAGGACATGAACATCGTCGTGCGCAGCCATCTGTCGCCGCTCGAGACCGACCAGGTGTCGGCGGTGCGGGTGCGCTGGGAGCGGGAGAAGCGCAAGAACGCCGAGGGGTCCGCGCCCAGGCGGGGTCGCCGGAAGGCCGTCAAGGTGCCCGAGCCGGCGCCGGCGCCGGCCGAGGCGCGCCCCGCCAAGCGGCGCCGCACCGCCGCCGAAGTAGCCCAGGTCGAGGCCCAGGCCGAGGCCGACCGTGCCGCCGCGGAGCAGGAGCAGAAGCCGCTGCTCGAATTCGAGTTGCCCGGCTCGCGCGCCGAACAGGAGCCGGCACAGAGCCAGACGCTCGAGGAGCGCGCGCGCGCCCTGTTCAAGGATCTCCCACCGCTGCCCGCGGACCTCGATGATGAGTCTGCCGCTGCGGGAGCTGCGCCCACAGCCTCGACCGCGGAGCCAGTGCTGTCTACCTCACCCGGTCGGCCTCAGCGCACGCCGTTCATCCCGCCACGGATTCAGCGTCCGGCCCCCTCGGCTGGCGCGCCCCCGCGCGCCGGCGGCCCACCATCCCGTCCCAAGCCGGTATTCAGCAGCGGCGGCCCCGGAGCGCCCGCGCGTCCGGGAGAGCGCCCGGCCGCGCCCACCCGCAATTTCGGCCCCGACGCCCAGAAGGGGGGCGCCCGCAAGAAGGGCAAGAAGGGCAAGCACTCGTCGGTAGATCAGGAAGCGGTGCAGGCCAACATCATGCGGACGATGCAGACTATGAAGGGCGGCGCAGCGCGGAAGGGTGCACGCCGCTCCGACGAGCCCTCGTACCGCGAGCAGTTGGCCGGCCGGATGGCCGAGGAGCGGGAAAAGGAAAGGACCCGGATCCGGGTGAACGAGTTCATCTCGGTGTCCGAGCTGGCCGCGGCCATGAAGGTGCCGGCCACCCAGATCGTCCAGTTCGCCTTCAAGGAGCTGGGCATGATGGTCACGGTGAACCAGCGGCTCGACTTCGATCAGATCGAGCTGATCGCCTCCGAGTTCGGCTTCCAGGCTGTGCGCGAAGACGAATACGCGGCCGCGGTCGAGTCCGCCGAGCCGGAAGACGCCGCCGATCTGCTGCCGCGGCCCCCGGTGGTTACGATCATGGGCCACGTGGACCACGGCAAGACGTCGCTGCTCGACTACGTCCGAAAGACCAACGTGGTGGCCGGTGAGTCGGGCGGCATCACCCAGCACATCGGCGCCTACCACGTGACGCTGGGCGGCGACAAGGAGATCACGTTCCTCGACACCCCGGGCCACCAGGCGTTCACCGCCATGCGCGCCCGCGGCGCCCAGGTGACGGACATCGTCGTGCTCGTCGTCGCGGCCGACGACCAGGTCATGCCGCAGACGGTCGAAGCGATCAGCCACGCCCGCAATGCCGGCGTGCCGATGATCGTCGCCATCAACAAGATCGATCTGCCCACGGCAGACGTCGACAAGGTGAAGCGCGACCTGCTCCAGCACAACGTGGTGCTCGAAGAGTTCGGTGGCACCGTGCTCTCGGCCGCGATCTCGGCCAAGAAGGGCACCGGCGTGGACCAGCTGCTGGAACAGGTGCTCCTCCAGGCCGAGTTGCTCGACCTCAAGGCCAACCCGAACGCGCCGGCGCACGGCACCGTGCTCGAGGCGACGCTCGACCCGGGCAAGGGCCCGCTCGCCACGGTGCTCGTCCAGCGCGGCACGCTCCACGGCGGCGACAACTTCATCTGCGGCAAGTTCTCCGGGCGCGTCCGCGCGCTCTTCGACGAGCGCGCCCGGACGGTGAAGGACGCGGGCCCGTCGATCCCGGTGCAGATCCTCGGCTTCGAGGGCGTGCCCGCCGCGGGCGACATCTTCGGCGTCGTCACCGATGCGGTGGAGGCCCGCGAAATCGCGCAGAAGCGCCAGCGGCTCGAGCGCGAAGCGCAGAATCGGCGCAGCGCGCGCGGCGGTACGCTGGAGGACTTCAGCCGCGCGTTGCAGGAAGGTGCCGTGAGCCAGCTCCGCATCATCATCAAGGCGGACCAGGGCGGCCCGGCGGAGGCGCTGGCCGACGCGCTGGCGCAGCTCAGCACCAGCGAGGTGCGGGTGGACGTGGTGCACCGCGGCGTCGGCGCCATTACCGAAAGCGACGTGCTGCTCGCCAAGGCATCGAACGCCATCGTCCTGGGCTTCCACGTGCGTCCCGACTCCAACGCCCGCGCCGCGGCCGAGCGGGAGCAGGTGGACATCCGGACCTACCGCATCATCTACGAGGCGGTGGCCGATGTACGCAGCGCGCTCGAGGGGCTGCTCAAGCCCGAGGAGCGCGAAATCGTGCTCGGCGAGGCCGAGGTGCTCCAGCTCTTCAAGGTGAGCAAAGTGGGCACCATCGCGGGCTGCACGGTGCGGAGCGGCACCATCCAGCGCGGCGCGCGGGCGCGGGTGACGCGGGACGGCGCCGTGGCGTACACCGGCGCGCTCTCCAGCCTCAAGCGCTTCAAGGACGACGTGCGCGAGGTGAAGGAGGGACTCGAGTGCGGCATCGGCATCGAGAACTTCAACGACCTCAAGGTCGGCGACCGGATCGAATCCTTCCGGATGGAAGAGGTGAAGCGGACCCTGCAGCCCGCGGGGGCAGGAGCGGTCTAGCGTGGTCGTGGCCGTGCGCACGTGGGAGTTGCATCTCGAGGGGTGCCAGTCGCTCAAGGACAAGCGGAGCGTGCTCAAGCCGCTCACGGCGTCGCTCCGGCGGTCGTGCAACCTGTCGGTGGCCGAGACCGGTCATCAGGATCTCTGGCAGCGGGCGGAAATTGCCTGCGCGGCGGTCGGCAGCGCCCGTGCGGTGGTCGAGGAAACCCTTCGCTCGGCCGACCGACTTGTGGAGGGGGCCGACGGCGTGCGGATCATCGACACGGCGACGGCGTTTCGATGATGGGCGCCGCGGGAGCTCGAGCATGAAGTCCTCCCGGCGCCCCGAGCAGGTGGGCGAAACGGTGCGGCAAGTCGTGGCCGACGCGCTCGCCCGCGAGGTGCGCGACCCGCGCGTCGGGTTCGTCACGGTCACGGCGGTGCGGGTAAGCGGCGACCTGTCCCACGCCCGCGTGCTGGTGGCGGTTCCGGGCGATGAAGCAGCGCGGACCCGGGCGCTCGAGGGCCTCATGAGCGCGGCAGGCTTCCTCCGGACCAAGGTCGCCCGCGCGCTGACCACTCGGGCGGTGCCGGAGCTGCATTTCGAGCTGGACGAGGGACTCGCGCACGCCGCGCGCATCAACGCGCTGCTCGACGGCCTCCGGCGGGAGTCGCCCGACTGATCGGCGCGCTGCTCATCGACAAGCCCGGTGGCCCCACCTCGCATGATGTCGTGCGCCGGGTGCGCCGGATCTTCGGGCTCCGCGCGGTGGGCCACACCGGCACGCTGGATCCCTTCGCCAGCGGGCTCATGGTGGTGCTGCTCGGCCGGGCCACGCGGTTGGCGCGCTTCGTGGAGGCGGCGTCGAAGACCTATCTCGCCACCGCGCGTCTCGGCGTGCGGACCGATACCGACGATGCGACCGGCACGCCGATCGGGGGCGCGGACGGTGGGCATGGGGCGGCGGACGGCGAGGCCGTGGCGGTGGACGAATCCCGGGTGCGCGCGGCGCTCGCTGCCTTGAGCGGCCCGCAGCGCCAGCGGCCGCCGGCGTATTCGGCCAAGCACGTCGCCGGCACCCGAAGCTATCGGCTGGCGCGCGCGGGCAAACGGGTGGAGTTGCGGGAGACGGCCGTGACGGTGCACCGGATCGAGCTGGTCGAGTGGCACCGCGATGCGGTGACGTTTCGGACGGTGGTGAGCGCCGGCACCTACGTTCGGGCGCTGGCGCGCGACCTGGGCGACGCGCTGGGCGTCGGCGCGCACCTGTCGGAGCTTCGCCGCGAGGCGATCGGCCGTCTGCGGGTGGAGGAGGCCGTGCCGCTCGACGCGCTCACGCGCGAGACGTTGCCGGTCCCGCTCCGGCACGTGCTGTCCGACCTGCCGGCGGTCGAGCTGGATGACGCCGCGCGGGCAGGAGTGCGGCACGGGCGCGCGGTGCCGATGCCGGCCGATCGCGCGGCGGCCGGGCAGAACACGATCGTCGCGGGCGCCAGTCCCGCCGTGCTGCTGGTCGCCGATGGCGAGGTGGTTGCCGTGGCGCGCGAGGAGGGAGGCTGGCTCCGGCCGAGCGTCGTGCTGGAGGACGCATGAGCCGGCCGGCGGCGTCGTGAGCGGGGCGATTTCACCCGATGCCGGCGGCGCCGTGGTCACCGTTGGCTCGTTCGATGGTGTGCATCTCGGGCACCAGGCGGTGCTGGCCGAGGTGGCGCGGCGGGCCGGGGCCGGGAAGCGGAAAAGCGTGCTGGTCACCTTTGAGCCGCATCCGCTCGCGGTGATCAACCCGCAGGCCGCGCCGCCGCTGCTTACGAGCGGGCCGGAACGGCGCGAGATTCTCGCCCAGCTTCCGCTCGACACCGCGCTCTTCCTGCGGTTCGACCGGCGGCTCGCGGGGCTCTCGCCCGAGGAGTTCGTCCGCGAGGTGCTGCTCGCCCGCTGTGGGATGCGCGAGCTGGTGTTCGGCTACGACCACGGGTTCGGCCGGGGCCGCAGCGGCGACGTCGAGACGCTGCGCCGGCTCGGGAGCGAGCTGGACTTCGCGGTCGACGTGGTGCCGCCGATCGATGCCGGCGGGGAGCCGGTGTCGAGCGGCCGGATCCGCCGCGCGATCGCGG encodes:
- a CDS encoding ribosomal L7Ae/L30e/S12e/Gadd45 family protein, which gives rise to MSDLLGLIGLGARGRLVVIGVDAVRRELQADELSCVVVASDASERAVDKVVRLAAARRVPLVAGPDAAAIGARLGRPPVMVVGVRDRGLAGGIVRSAPPGKGPGRPGARGPRAVVREPARERPERQ
- the infB gene encoding translation initiation factor IF-2 — protein: MVKTRVHDLATEFGVPPEQLLGLLKDMNIVVRSHLSPLETDQVSAVRVRWEREKRKNAEGSAPRRGRRKAVKVPEPAPAPAEARPAKRRRTAAEVAQVEAQAEADRAAAEQEQKPLLEFELPGSRAEQEPAQSQTLEERARALFKDLPPLPADLDDESAAAGAAPTASTAEPVLSTSPGRPQRTPFIPPRIQRPAPSAGAPPRAGGPPSRPKPVFSSGGPGAPARPGERPAAPTRNFGPDAQKGGARKKGKKGKHSSVDQEAVQANIMRTMQTMKGGAARKGARRSDEPSYREQLAGRMAEEREKERTRIRVNEFISVSELAAAMKVPATQIVQFAFKELGMMVTVNQRLDFDQIELIASEFGFQAVREDEYAAAVESAEPEDAADLLPRPPVVTIMGHVDHGKTSLLDYVRKTNVVAGESGGITQHIGAYHVTLGGDKEITFLDTPGHQAFTAMRARGAQVTDIVVLVVAADDQVMPQTVEAISHARNAGVPMIVAINKIDLPTADVDKVKRDLLQHNVVLEEFGGTVLSAAISAKKGTGVDQLLEQVLLQAELLDLKANPNAPAHGTVLEATLDPGKGPLATVLVQRGTLHGGDNFICGKFSGRVRALFDERARTVKDAGPSIPVQILGFEGVPAAGDIFGVVTDAVEAREIAQKRQRLEREAQNRRSARGGTLEDFSRALQEGAVSQLRIIIKADQGGPAEALADALAQLSTSEVRVDVVHRGVGAITESDVLLAKASNAIVLGFHVRPDSNARAAAEREQVDIRTYRIIYEAVADVRSALEGLLKPEEREIVLGEAEVLQLFKVSKVGTIAGCTVRSGTIQRGARARVTRDGAVAYTGALSSLKRFKDDVREVKEGLECGIGIENFNDLKVGDRIESFRMEEVKRTLQPAGAGAV
- a CDS encoding DUF503 domain-containing protein, with the protein product MVVAVRTWELHLEGCQSLKDKRSVLKPLTASLRRSCNLSVAETGHQDLWQRAEIACAAVGSARAVVEETLRSADRLVEGADGVRIIDTATAFR
- the rbfA gene encoding 30S ribosome-binding factor RbfA: MKSSRRPEQVGETVRQVVADALAREVRDPRVGFVTVTAVRVSGDLSHARVLVAVPGDEAARTRALEGLMSAAGFLRTKVARALTTRAVPELHFELDEGLAHAARINALLDGLRRESPD
- the truB gene encoding tRNA pseudouridine(55) synthase TruB, which codes for MDKPGGPTSHDVVRRVRRIFGLRAVGHTGTLDPFASGLMVVLLGRATRLARFVEAASKTYLATARLGVRTDTDDATGTPIGGADGGHGAADGEAVAVDESRVRAALAALSGPQRQRPPAYSAKHVAGTRSYRLARAGKRVELRETAVTVHRIELVEWHRDAVTFRTVVSAGTYVRALARDLGDALGVGAHLSELRREAIGRLRVEEAVPLDALTRETLPVPLRHVLSDLPAVELDDAARAGVRHGRAVPMPADRAAAGQNTIVAGASPAVLLVADGEVVAVAREEGGWLRPSVVLEDA
- a CDS encoding bifunctional riboflavin kinase/FAD synthetase, producing MSGAISPDAGGAVVTVGSFDGVHLGHQAVLAEVARRAGAGKRKSVLVTFEPHPLAVINPQAAPPLLTSGPERREILAQLPLDTALFLRFDRRLAGLSPEEFVREVLLARCGMRELVFGYDHGFGRGRSGDVETLRRLGSELDFAVDVVPPIDAGGEPVSSGRIRRAIAGGDLRTAARLLGRPYTVSGRVGAGERRGRLLGVPTINLDGVPREKLLPPDGVYAVWVEWRGGRAGGMMNQGPKPTFEDARRSIEAHLFGFDCDLYGEWVRIEWVERLRDVRRFAGVQQLQDQLERDRARAEAILAAGPPDLSRVMHA